The sequence below is a genomic window from bacterium.
CTCGGCGTCTGGGCGGCCGGGGCGCGCGCCGCGGATGGCGGCGAGGTCCTCGCGGCGCTGGTCGGCCACCTGCGCCGCGCGGAGGCGTCGGGCGGCAACGGGGTGTTCACGGCGGCAGGCTGAGACGGCGCGCCGGCCGTGGCCGGCGCGCGAGACGGGGAGAGACATGGCGAGAAAAGTCATCGCGAACACGCTGACCTTCGACGACGTCCTGCTTCTGCCGGCGCACTCCCGGGTGCTCCCGCGGGAGGTCAGCACCGCCGCGGACTTCTCCCGTGGCATCCGCATCAGCATCCCCATCGTCTCGGCGGCGATGGACACGGTCACCGAGGCCCGTCTGGCGATCGCGCTCGCGCAGGAGGGCGGCATCGGCATCGTGCACAAGAACCTCTCGCCGAGCATGCAGGCGCTCGAGGTCGACAAGGTCAAGCGCTCCGAGAGCGGCATGATCATCGACCCGATCACGATCACGCCCGAGCGGCCGATCAGCGAGGCGATGCAGCTGATGCGCGAGTACCGGATCTCCGGGGTGCCCGTCATCCAGGACGAGGGGCGCCGCCTCGTCGGCATCCTCACGAACCGCGACCTGCGCTTCGAGGAGAACCTGGAACGGCCGGTCTCCCTGCTCATGACGAAGGAGAACCTGGTCACGGTCAGCGGGCGGGTCACCCTGGAGAAGGCCAAGGACATCCTGCACCGCCACCGGATCGAGAAGCTGCCGGTAGTGGACCGCGCGGGCAAGCTCGTCGGCCTGATCACGATCAAGGACATCGAGAAGAATCTCAAGTACCCGAACGCCTGCAAGGACGGGCACGGGCGGCTGCGCGTGGGCGCCGCGGTCGGCGTGGGCCGCGACGCCCTGCAGCGCGCGGAGCGGCTGGTGGAGGCCGGCGCCGACGTCATCGTCGTCGACACGGCGCACGGGCACTCCCAGTCCGTGCTGGACACGGTGCGCCGGCTGCGCCGGGCGCACGGGCGGCGGGTGGAGCTCGTCGCGGGCAACATCGCCACCGGCGCGGCGGCGCGCGACCTGATCCGGGCCGGGGCGGACGCCGTGAAGGTCGGGATCGGCCCGGGGTCGATCTGCACGACCCGCGTCGTCGCCGGCGTCGGCGTGCCGCAGATCTCGGCGGTCATGGAGTGCGCGAAGGTGGCCCGCGCGGCGGGGGTGCCGGTCATCGCGGACGGCGGCATCAAGTACTCGGGGGACATCACCAAGGCCCTCGCGGCGGGCGCGAACACGGTCATGATCGGCTCGCTGTTCGCGGGGGTCGAGGAGAGTCCCGGCGAGAAGGTCCTCTACCAGGGGCGCAGCTACAAGGTCTACCG
It includes:
- the guaB gene encoding IMP dehydrogenase — protein: MARKVIANTLTFDDVLLLPAHSRVLPREVSTAADFSRGIRISIPIVSAAMDTVTEARLAIALAQEGGIGIVHKNLSPSMQALEVDKVKRSESGMIIDPITITPERPISEAMQLMREYRISGVPVIQDEGRRLVGILTNRDLRFEENLERPVSLLMTKENLVTVSGRVTLEKAKDILHRHRIEKLPVVDRAGKLVGLITIKDIEKNLKYPNACKDGHGRLRVGAAVGVGRDALQRAERLVEAGADVIVVDTAHGHSQSVLDTVRRLRRAHGRRVELVAGNIATGAAARDLIRAGADAVKVGIGPGSICTTRVVAGVGVPQISAVMECAKVARAAGVPVIADGGIKYSGDITKALAAGANTVMIGSLFAGVEESPGEKVLYQGRSYKVYRGMGSIGAMAAGSKDRYFQEDEYSEKKLVPEGVEGRVPFKGALSDSVHQLVGGLRAGMGYTGCATIGELWTKARFVQMTAAGLRESHVHDVDVTKEAPNYRRD